The proteins below are encoded in one region of Parvicella tangerina:
- a CDS encoding DEAD/DEAH box helicase, translating into MSKFEDFKIKKQLLSALKEQGIETATPIQEAAYSPILAGNDFVGIAKTGTGKTLAYLLPLLQDLNYSDQYHPRVLILVPTRELVIQVVEEINKLTEYINVRTIGVYGGTNINRQKDAIAHGCDIIVGTPRRLYDLALTSVLNLGHIKKLVIDEVDIMLDFGYKTQLNNIFDYIKDKRQNILFSATMTSYVDDLIREFLINPVRKTISISGTPVDTIKQESYQAPNFYSKANLLNHILANQEEHSKVLIFIDSKAHADRLAETLELDGGISVIHSSKEQNHRIKSIEKFKTGESRILIATDVIARGIDIDDISTVISFNTPLYPENYIHRIGRTGRAGQSGNSILLFSEKEIEAKNAIESLMQTSIHQNKLPEEVELSTELTPEEKPRPVDEESTQSSLTKTGASFHEKKEKNKKTNQKESYQQQLKRKYKKPIKRGDKIQNKKSKKKRR; encoded by the coding sequence ATGAGCAAGTTTGAAGATTTTAAAATCAAGAAGCAACTCCTAAGCGCACTTAAAGAACAAGGAATTGAAACTGCAACCCCCATTCAGGAAGCAGCTTATTCGCCAATTCTTGCTGGAAATGACTTTGTAGGTATAGCGAAAACGGGAACAGGAAAAACACTTGCCTATCTTTTGCCGCTTTTGCAGGACTTAAACTATTCTGACCAATATCATCCAAGGGTGTTGATTCTTGTTCCTACGAGAGAACTAGTGATACAGGTGGTAGAGGAAATCAACAAGCTCACTGAGTATATCAATGTAAGAACTATTGGTGTTTATGGAGGAACGAATATCAACCGTCAGAAAGATGCGATTGCACATGGATGTGACATTATTGTAGGAACCCCAAGAAGATTATATGATCTTGCTTTGACAAGTGTTTTAAACCTTGGTCACATTAAGAAACTTGTGATTGATGAAGTAGATATCATGCTTGATTTTGGTTATAAAACCCAATTAAACAACATCTTCGATTACATTAAAGACAAGAGACAGAACATTCTTTTTTCTGCTACAATGACCTCTTATGTTGACGATTTAATCAGAGAGTTCTTAATCAATCCCGTAAGAAAAACCATTTCGATCAGCGGAACACCCGTAGATACTATCAAACAAGAGTCTTATCAAGCACCCAACTTTTACAGTAAGGCCAACTTACTTAATCACATCTTAGCTAATCAAGAAGAGCATAGCAAAGTACTTATATTCATAGATAGCAAAGCTCATGCTGATCGACTTGCCGAAACGCTTGAGCTGGATGGAGGAATATCAGTGATTCACTCTAGTAAAGAGCAAAATCACAGGATTAAGTCCATTGAAAAATTCAAAACAGGCGAAAGCCGAATTCTTATTGCCACTGATGTAATTGCAAGAGGGATAGATATCGATGACATTTCCACTGTTATTAGTTTTAACACACCTTTATACCCTGAAAATTACATACATCGTATTGGTAGAACAGGTAGAGCTGGACAGTCTGGAAACTCCATTTTGTTGTTTAGCGAAAAAGAAATCGAAGCTAAAAATGCCATTGAGTCATTAATGCAAACATCAATTCACCAGAACAAGCTTCCTGAAGAAGTCGAGCTTTCAACAGAGCTTACTCCAGAAGAAAAGCCTCGGCCAGTAGATGAAGAATCGACTCAATCAAGCCTCACCAAAACCGGTGCCTCCTTCCATGAGAAGAAAGAGAAAAACAAAAAGACGAATCAGAAGGAAAGCTATCAGCAACAGCTCAAAAGGAAGTATAAAAAACCTATTAAACGAGGAGATAAGATTCAAAATAAAAAGAGTAAGAAGAAGAGAAGATAA
- a CDS encoding NADPH-dependent 2,4-dienoyl-CoA reductase produces MSNTYSKLFEPLDLGFTTLKNRVIMGSMHTGLEEMKGGYDRMAAFYGERAKGGVGLIVTGGIAPNTAGWVSPFASKLTNSRTAQKHKKVTKAVHDNGGKICLQILHTGRYGYHPFAVAPSRLKAPISPFKPWALSKRGIEKTIRDYARCAKLAQEAGYDGVEVMGSEGYLINQFIAAKTNKRTDEWGGSYENRIKFPLEIVRRIRKEVGSDFIIIFRLSMLDLVPGGSTWEEVVQLAKLLEKEGVNIINTGIGWHEARIPTIATMVPRAAFSWVTKKMMGEVNIPLVTTNRINDPKVAEEVLQEGCADMISMARPFLADAELMNKAEQGREDEINTCIGCNQACLDHIFKRKTASCLVNPRACHETELNYIKTDQPKKIAVVGAGPAGMTVATIAAERGHDVTLFDAAEEIGGQFNIAKQIPGKEEFYETLRYYKKQIEIHGVNLQLGKKVGVDDLAGFDEVVVATGIIPRKPGIEGIDHPKVLSYIEVLKEKKPVGKKVAIIGAGGIGFDTAEYLTHEGKSPSLDVQKFLKEWGIDPTNEVRSGIEGIEAQPEPSPREVYLLQRKDTKVGAGLGKTTGWIHRVSLKNKKVKMINSVSYEKIDDQGLHVTIKGEPQILDVDNVVICAGQLSKNELYQPLLDKGISTHLIGGAFQAGELDAKRAIEQGAKLAAVL; encoded by the coding sequence ATGAGCAATACATACAGCAAGTTATTCGAACCTCTAGACCTTGGTTTCACTACACTCAAAAACAGAGTGATAATGGGGTCAATGCACACTGGCTTAGAAGAGATGAAGGGTGGTTATGACCGCATGGCAGCCTTCTATGGAGAACGAGCAAAAGGTGGGGTTGGGCTGATTGTAACTGGCGGTATTGCTCCGAACACAGCAGGCTGGGTGAGTCCTTTTGCCAGTAAGTTAACCAATAGTAGAACTGCTCAAAAGCATAAAAAGGTAACCAAGGCTGTTCATGATAATGGAGGGAAGATTTGCTTACAAATATTACATACAGGTAGATACGGCTATCATCCTTTTGCGGTAGCTCCCAGTAGACTAAAAGCGCCCATTTCTCCGTTCAAACCTTGGGCGTTGAGCAAAAGAGGAATCGAAAAGACCATCAGAGACTATGCGCGCTGTGCTAAGCTTGCTCAAGAGGCTGGTTATGATGGAGTAGAAGTGATGGGAAGTGAAGGGTATCTAATTAATCAGTTCATTGCTGCTAAAACGAATAAACGTACAGATGAGTGGGGAGGGAGTTATGAGAATCGAATTAAGTTTCCACTCGAAATCGTGAGAAGAATAAGAAAAGAAGTGGGTTCTGATTTTATCATCATTTTCCGTTTGTCGATGTTGGATTTGGTTCCAGGTGGAAGTACTTGGGAAGAGGTGGTGCAGTTAGCTAAACTACTAGAGAAAGAAGGGGTAAACATCATTAATACTGGAATTGGTTGGCACGAAGCGAGAATACCAACAATTGCAACGATGGTACCTAGAGCAGCATTCTCTTGGGTAACCAAGAAGATGATGGGGGAAGTGAACATTCCATTAGTGACGACCAACCGAATTAACGATCCGAAAGTAGCAGAAGAAGTCCTTCAAGAGGGTTGTGCAGATATGATCTCTATGGCTCGTCCATTCTTAGCGGATGCTGAATTGATGAACAAAGCAGAGCAGGGTAGGGAAGATGAGATCAACACTTGTATTGGTTGTAATCAGGCTTGTTTGGATCATATTTTCAAAAGAAAGACAGCAAGTTGTTTAGTGAACCCCAGAGCTTGTCATGAAACGGAATTGAATTATATCAAAACGGATCAGCCGAAAAAGATAGCGGTTGTAGGTGCCGGCCCTGCTGGTATGACGGTTGCTACTATTGCGGCAGAAAGAGGACACGATGTTACATTATTCGATGCGGCTGAGGAGATTGGTGGTCAGTTCAATATTGCTAAACAGATCCCAGGCAAAGAAGAGTTCTACGAAACCTTGAGGTACTATAAGAAACAGATTGAAATTCATGGAGTTAACCTGCAATTAGGTAAAAAAGTTGGAGTGGATGATCTAGCTGGGTTTGATGAAGTGGTAGTAGCTACTGGAATTATACCAAGAAAGCCAGGTATCGAAGGAATTGATCATCCTAAAGTATTGTCTTATATCGAAGTGTTAAAAGAGAAAAAGCCTGTCGGGAAAAAGGTAGCTATTATTGGAGCTGGTGGAATTGGCTTTGACACTGCAGAATACTTGACGCACGAAGGGAAATCTCCGTCTCTAGATGTACAGAAATTCCTCAAAGAGTGGGGGATTGATCCTACAAATGAAGTACGCTCTGGTATTGAAGGTATTGAAGCTCAACCAGAACCATCACCGAGAGAAGTTTATTTGCTTCAAAGAAAGGATACTAAGGTTGGTGCAGGCTTAGGAAAAACAACGGGGTGGATTCACCGAGTTTCTTTGAAGAACAAGAAGGTAAAAATGATCAACAGCGTGTCTTATGAAAAAATTGACGATCAGGGATTGCATGTTACCATTAAAGGAGAACCTCAAATTCTGGATGTAGACAATGTAGTGATCTGCGCGGGTCAGCTTTCTAAGAATGAATTGTACCAACCATTATTAGACAAAGGTATATCAACACACTTGATCGGAGGAGCCTTTCAGGCGGGTGAATTAGATGCTAAAAGAGCAATTGAGCAAGGAGCTAAGTTGGCAGCTGTTTTATAG
- a CDS encoding glycerol-3-phosphate dehydrogenase/oxidase: MMQWNLEQRTTKISQLQRDEYDLLIIGGGITGAGILLDAVSRGLKVLLVEKNDFASGTSSRSTKLIHGGLRYLKQLEVKIVRETGQERAIAYKNAPHLVLPEKMLLPIQKGGTYGRFTTSIALKVYDWLAGVKGEDKRKMLSKEQTLQEEPLLNPDHLKGSGFYSEYRTDDARLTLEIIKTAVSRGGDALNYLKVEGLIYDEKGSVNGATLHDLLSGNEYELKAKQVINATGPWSDEIREMDKSMNNKRLHLTKGVHIVFDHGRFPLNHSVYFDVKGGRMVFAIPRGKVTYVGTTDTNYHQQKDNPEVTLEDVNYLLDAANNMFPSLGLKINDVKSSWAGLRPLIHEDGKSPSELSRKDEVFLSKTGLITIAGGKLTGYRLMAKKVVDEVAQRLGIDKKCTTDQIKINGFPEQGLATELAKKMSSDEDLIGYLIHNYGQQSVDLTGLDQDLILAEAKFAIQNEMCLNCYDFFVRRTGRMYFDIDSVRTSKDKVGKLFATHYNWSEDQLKKELNRVDEEITKRSVFK; encoded by the coding sequence ATGATGCAATGGAACCTGGAGCAAAGAACAACTAAAATCAGTCAACTTCAGCGTGATGAATATGATCTGTTGATCATTGGTGGTGGAATCACGGGCGCTGGGATATTGTTGGATGCGGTATCAAGAGGTTTAAAAGTGCTGTTGGTTGAAAAGAATGATTTCGCTTCTGGAACAAGTAGTCGCTCAACAAAACTAATTCATGGTGGTTTGCGATACCTCAAGCAGCTTGAGGTTAAAATTGTCAGAGAAACTGGACAAGAACGCGCCATAGCTTATAAAAATGCACCGCATTTAGTCCTGCCGGAAAAAATGCTCCTTCCAATTCAAAAAGGAGGGACCTATGGTCGCTTTACCACTTCTATAGCCCTTAAGGTCTATGATTGGTTGGCGGGGGTAAAAGGAGAGGATAAAAGAAAAATGCTCTCCAAAGAACAAACATTGCAAGAAGAACCACTTTTAAATCCAGATCATTTAAAGGGTAGTGGCTTTTATTCTGAATACCGTACAGATGATGCTCGATTGACATTAGAGATTATTAAAACAGCAGTGAGTAGAGGCGGTGATGCATTGAACTATCTAAAGGTAGAGGGGTTGATTTATGATGAGAAGGGGAGTGTTAACGGGGCTACCCTTCATGATCTGTTGTCAGGTAATGAGTATGAACTAAAAGCTAAACAAGTAATCAATGCAACAGGACCTTGGAGCGATGAGATACGTGAAATGGATAAGTCAATGAATAATAAAAGGCTTCATCTTACCAAAGGTGTTCATATTGTTTTTGATCATGGGCGGTTTCCGTTAAATCATTCGGTATATTTTGACGTAAAGGGAGGAAGAATGGTGTTTGCAATTCCTCGTGGTAAGGTAACGTACGTGGGCACGACAGACACGAACTATCATCAACAAAAGGACAACCCTGAGGTTACATTGGAGGATGTGAATTATTTGCTTGATGCTGCTAATAATATGTTTCCATCGTTAGGACTTAAGATAAATGATGTGAAATCTTCTTGGGCTGGTCTTAGACCATTGATTCACGAGGATGGCAAGTCTCCATCTGAACTGAGTAGAAAGGACGAAGTGTTTCTCTCAAAAACAGGGTTAATAACCATAGCTGGAGGTAAACTTACTGGGTATCGATTAATGGCCAAAAAAGTGGTGGATGAAGTTGCTCAACGATTGGGAATAGATAAAAAATGCACAACTGATCAGATTAAGATCAATGGGTTTCCTGAACAAGGTTTAGCGACTGAATTAGCGAAAAAAATGAGTAGTGATGAAGATTTGATTGGGTATTTAATTCATAATTACGGACAACAAAGCGTTGATTTAACCGGTCTGGACCAAGACCTTATCTTAGCAGAGGCTAAGTTTGCGATTCAAAATGAAATGTGCTTGAATTGTTATGACTTTTTTGTGAGGAGAACAGGCAGGATGTACTTTGATATTGATTCAGTTAGGACTTCAAAAGATAAAGTTGGAAAGCTTTTTGCAACGCATTACAACTGGTCAGAAGATCAATTGAAAAAGGAACTGAATCGTGTTGATGAAGAAATAACAAAAAGAAGTGTTTTTAAATGA
- a CDS encoding enoyl-CoA hydratase-related protein has protein sequence MKTYENILFSVADGVATITLNRVDVLNSFNFEMADDVINALKHCQTSDEIRAIVFTANGRGFCAGQDLEEATREGGPRIEEIVDHTYNPIINLLRGIEKPIIGAVNGVAAGAGANIAFACDITFAGKSAKFIQSFSNIGLVPDSGGTFTLPRLVGMQRAAAMMFMADKVTAEEAESLGMIYKAVDDASLLEEATKYASILAKRPTKGIGLTKRLLNQSFTNSMEEQLAAERALQAEAGQTYDHKEGIKAFFEKRKPEYKGC, from the coding sequence ATGAAAACTTACGAAAATATTCTTTTTTCAGTCGCTGATGGAGTGGCTACCATAACTTTGAACCGAGTAGATGTGTTGAATAGCTTTAATTTTGAAATGGCGGATGATGTAATTAACGCTTTAAAGCATTGTCAAACAAGCGATGAAATCAGAGCAATTGTTTTCACAGCCAACGGTAGGGGTTTTTGTGCAGGTCAAGACCTTGAAGAAGCAACACGCGAAGGCGGACCAAGAATTGAGGAAATCGTTGATCACACCTATAACCCGATCATTAACTTGTTAAGAGGTATCGAAAAACCGATTATTGGGGCTGTCAATGGCGTGGCTGCCGGTGCTGGTGCTAACATCGCATTTGCTTGTGATATTACTTTTGCTGGAAAATCTGCAAAATTCATCCAGTCCTTCTCTAATATTGGGTTAGTACCAGATAGTGGAGGAACTTTTACCCTACCCAGGTTAGTCGGAATGCAAAGAGCGGCAGCAATGATGTTTATGGCTGATAAAGTAACTGCTGAGGAAGCAGAGTCACTTGGAATGATTTATAAAGCTGTGGACGATGCATCTTTATTGGAAGAAGCTACGAAATATGCGTCCATTTTAGCCAAACGACCCACCAAAGGAATTGGCTTAACAAAACGACTACTCAATCAATCGTTCACCAACTCCATGGAGGAACAGTTGGCTGCAGAAAGAGCTCTTCAAGCCGAAGCGGGACAGACTTATGATCACAAAGAAGGAATCAAAGCATTCTTCGAAAAGAGAAAGCCAGAGTACAAGGGATGTTAA
- a CDS encoding S9 family peptidase, with amino-acid sequence MIKLFILLLALITSVIHFGQGLSIPQIMKGEEFVGYLPEDLQIMPNDVAVFSWKQNDDDERVYYKIVHDQPVKLNEREKLTYPLWGYEWNTDHTKAAYAYRGNLFVWDVENDGPRAIVINSKSIHGVGWAGDLIYYTQDANVFQYNAEKGTITQLTNFSRSNEPTEKPESFLDQQQSDLFEFIKKKEGDEDEYGLLPKPIYVGDQSLKGAVLSPDGEYLTYSLIESAGVEYTEVTHHVTASGYTKQSKARPKVGRAEDQHKFFVYHLEEQESIAFDFSGLTNLNQIPFYFSDYDNEHDTYNNKGLVFHGPYFNPNGEKCILEIKSLDNKHRWIVDLDLKNASYTEIEYQHDEAWIGGPGISGWNEVPGNIGWINYNQFYFQSEESGYSHLYTYDMNKEVKEQITKGEFEIHNTFKTNDKEVLFVVANKTHPGNRGVYKLNLKSKKLSEVLVKDGKYEPRFSKDAKICYYLYSYKNQPTELFKKPINEKSGNVQLTQSLTPEFKSYNWYAPEVISFMSVDALYDVHARLYKPDDDKKNGAGVIFVHGAGYLQNAHNYWSLYYREYMFHNFLRDKGYTILDIDYRASEGYGRDWRTAIYRHMGGKDLLDQLGGRDYLIEEQNIDPNRIGIYGGSYGGFITLMALLTEPNKFACGAALRSVTDWAHYNHEYTSNILNTPEEDSVAFYRSSPINFAENLDDPLLILHGMVDDNVQFQDVVRLSQRFIELGKENWEMAVYPVEPHSFKTASSWTDEYTRIYKLFETYLEKK; translated from the coding sequence ATGATTAAGCTTTTCATTCTCTTATTAGCCCTTATTACTTCAGTGATACACTTCGGACAGGGATTGTCTATTCCACAGATCATGAAAGGGGAAGAGTTTGTCGGTTATTTGCCTGAGGACCTTCAAATCATGCCCAATGATGTGGCAGTTTTCTCATGGAAGCAAAATGACGATGACGAAAGAGTTTATTACAAGATCGTGCACGATCAGCCCGTAAAACTTAACGAAAGAGAAAAGTTGACCTATCCACTGTGGGGATATGAATGGAATACCGATCATACGAAAGCAGCCTATGCATATAGGGGAAATTTGTTTGTCTGGGATGTAGAGAATGATGGACCAAGAGCAATTGTCATCAATTCTAAAAGTATCCATGGTGTTGGATGGGCAGGTGATCTGATCTACTATACGCAAGATGCAAATGTATTTCAGTATAATGCTGAAAAAGGAACTATAACTCAGTTAACAAATTTCTCAAGAAGCAATGAGCCAACAGAAAAACCAGAGAGTTTCTTGGATCAACAGCAGAGTGATTTGTTCGAGTTCATCAAGAAAAAAGAAGGAGATGAGGATGAATATGGGCTATTGCCCAAACCCATCTATGTAGGAGATCAATCTTTGAAAGGAGCAGTATTGAGTCCAGACGGAGAATACTTAACTTATTCATTGATAGAAAGTGCTGGTGTAGAATATACGGAGGTAACGCACCATGTCACCGCTTCTGGTTATACCAAACAATCCAAAGCAAGACCAAAAGTGGGTAGGGCAGAGGATCAGCACAAGTTTTTTGTATACCATCTTGAAGAGCAAGAAAGTATTGCCTTTGATTTTAGTGGTTTGACTAACCTGAATCAAATTCCTTTCTACTTTAGTGATTACGATAACGAACACGATACGTACAACAATAAAGGACTTGTTTTTCACGGCCCCTATTTCAATCCAAATGGGGAAAAATGTATTCTTGAAATAAAATCATTGGATAATAAGCACAGGTGGATCGTTGATTTGGACCTAAAAAATGCTTCATACACTGAAATAGAATACCAACATGATGAGGCTTGGATAGGAGGTCCTGGTATCTCAGGCTGGAATGAAGTCCCGGGTAACATCGGTTGGATTAATTACAACCAGTTCTATTTTCAGTCTGAGGAATCAGGGTATTCGCACCTCTATACTTACGATATGAATAAGGAGGTGAAAGAGCAGATCACCAAAGGAGAGTTTGAGATTCACAATACCTTCAAGACCAATGATAAGGAGGTGCTGTTTGTTGTGGCTAATAAAACGCATCCTGGAAACAGAGGTGTTTATAAATTGAACCTCAAGAGCAAAAAACTATCAGAGGTATTAGTCAAAGATGGGAAATACGAACCAAGGTTTTCTAAAGACGCTAAAATCTGCTATTACTTGTACTCGTATAAGAATCAGCCAACGGAATTATTTAAGAAACCTATTAACGAAAAAAGTGGTAATGTGCAGTTGACACAATCCTTGACTCCTGAGTTTAAGTCTTATAATTGGTATGCACCAGAAGTCATATCTTTTATGTCTGTAGATGCATTGTACGATGTTCATGCGCGCTTGTATAAACCAGATGATGATAAGAAAAATGGGGCTGGGGTGATCTTTGTGCATGGTGCGGGATATTTGCAGAATGCGCACAACTATTGGAGTTTATATTATCGTGAGTACATGTTTCACAACTTTCTGAGAGATAAAGGTTATACGATTTTAGATATAGATTATCGTGCATCTGAAGGATATGGAAGGGATTGGCGAACGGCAATTTACCGACACATGGGAGGGAAGGACTTGTTAGATCAGCTAGGAGGGAGAGATTATTTGATTGAAGAGCAAAACATTGATCCTAATAGAATTGGGATCTACGGTGGTTCTTACGGTGGATTTATTACGCTGATGGCTTTGTTGACTGAACCGAATAAGTTTGCCTGTGGTGCTGCGTTGCGAAGCGTAACAGATTGGGCGCATTATAATCATGAGTACACCTCTAATATTCTGAATACTCCAGAAGAGGATAGTGTCGCATTTTACAGAAGTAGTCCGATTAACTTTGCCGAGAACCTTGATGATCCTTTGCTCATCTTACACGGTATGGTGGATGATAACGTGCAGTTTCAAGATGTCGTACGTCTGTCGCAGCGTTTCATTGAGTTGGGTAAAGAAAATTGGGAAATGGCCGTTTATCCTGTCGAGCCGCATAGTTTTAAAACAGCATCTAGTTGGACGGATGAGTATACAAGGATTTATAAATTATTCGAAACCTATTTGGAGAAGAAATGA
- a CDS encoding pyridoxal-phosphate dependent enzyme — protein MKYYNNILETIGNTPLVKINKITKDVKALVLAKVETTNPGNSVKDRMALQMIEDAEADGRLKPGGTVIEGTSGNTGMGLALACIQKGYKLICVLSDKQSKEKMDILRAVGAEVHVCPTNVEPDDPRSYYSVSKRLATEVPNSWYVNQYDNPSNTKAHYLTTGPEIWEQTEGKITHFVVGVGTGGTISGVGKYLKEKNPDIKIWGIDTYGSVFKKYHETGIFDENEIYPYITEGIGEDILPKNVNFDVIDKFEKVTDKDAAVYQRRLAKEEGIFVGNSAGSAIKGILQLKDELKEDDVVVVLFHDHGSRYVGKMFNDDWMRDRGFLDEEKVCAEDLIKDHAGKHLVTVSTSDPVSQAILLMNQYKISQIPVVENNKFVGSLTDNKLFSALLEKPELKELPVKHVMEAAFPEVNGNTPIEEISKLFSHDTQAVIVNYGEDQRHIITRQDMIKAIC, from the coding sequence ATGAAATACTACAACAACATACTTGAAACCATTGGAAACACACCATTGGTAAAGATTAACAAAATTACCAAAGACGTTAAAGCACTGGTTTTAGCCAAAGTAGAAACGACTAACCCAGGAAACTCAGTAAAGGACCGAATGGCTTTGCAAATGATTGAAGATGCTGAAGCTGATGGAAGGCTAAAACCAGGAGGAACCGTGATTGAAGGAACATCTGGCAATACAGGTATGGGGTTGGCTTTGGCTTGTATTCAAAAGGGGTATAAGTTGATCTGTGTCCTGAGTGATAAGCAGAGTAAAGAAAAAATGGACATCCTAAGAGCAGTAGGTGCAGAAGTTCATGTTTGTCCGACTAACGTAGAACCAGACGACCCTCGGTCCTACTATTCGGTTTCGAAGAGATTGGCCACTGAGGTTCCCAATTCCTGGTATGTAAACCAATACGACAACCCCTCTAACACCAAAGCGCATTACTTAACCACTGGACCTGAGATTTGGGAACAGACAGAAGGAAAAATCACTCACTTTGTTGTTGGAGTTGGTACTGGAGGTACTATTTCTGGAGTTGGTAAATATCTTAAAGAAAAGAACCCAGACATTAAAATTTGGGGGATTGACACGTATGGATCCGTCTTCAAAAAATATCATGAAACAGGAATTTTTGATGAAAATGAGATCTACCCTTATATCACGGAAGGTATTGGCGAAGACATTCTTCCCAAGAACGTTAATTTTGATGTTATCGATAAGTTTGAAAAAGTAACAGATAAAGATGCAGCTGTCTACCAGAGAAGGTTAGCCAAAGAAGAAGGGATTTTTGTAGGCAACAGTGCTGGTTCTGCTATTAAAGGGATTCTTCAATTAAAAGATGAATTAAAAGAAGATGATGTAGTTGTTGTCTTATTTCACGATCATGGAAGTAGATATGTAGGAAAGATGTTTAACGATGACTGGATGCGTGACAGAGGATTTTTGGATGAAGAAAAAGTTTGTGCAGAAGACCTGATTAAAGATCACGCAGGAAAGCATTTGGTAACAGTTTCCACATCCGATCCGGTATCACAGGCAATATTATTGATGAACCAGTATAAGATATCCCAGATTCCCGTTGTTGAAAACAATAAATTTGTAGGATCCTTGACTGACAACAAGTTGTTCTCGGCTCTATTGGAAAAACCAGAATTAAAAGAACTTCCTGTAAAGCATGTAATGGAAGCTGCATTTCCAGAAGTGAATGGCAATACTCCTATTGAAGAAATTTCAAAACTATTCAGTCATGACACGCAAGCGGTAATTGTGAACTACGGTGAAGACCAAAGACACATCATTACCCGACAGGATATGATTAAGGCAATTTGTTAA
- a CDS encoding GNAT family N-acetyltransferase translates to MKFRKSAYNDIEGIMKIIRDAQKLLASQGSDQWQDGYPDVARITLDIDNNESYIVENEEGELMATTMFTLGGEPTYNKIEGEWLTQDPVQYGVIHRLAVSADHRKKGLAKFILKKCEDLLVERQFDSLRIDTHRKNVGMQNLLTGLGYQYCGVIYLNSGSERLAYEKMVVNL, encoded by the coding sequence ATGAAATTTAGAAAATCAGCATACAACGATATTGAAGGAATCATGAAGATCATTCGTGATGCCCAGAAATTGTTGGCTTCACAAGGAAGTGACCAATGGCAAGATGGTTATCCGGATGTAGCCCGAATAACATTGGATATTGATAACAACGAAAGTTATATAGTGGAGAATGAAGAAGGTGAATTAATGGCTACAACCATGTTTACATTAGGCGGTGAACCAACTTATAACAAAATTGAAGGGGAGTGGTTGACTCAAGATCCCGTGCAATATGGCGTGATTCATCGTTTGGCAGTTTCAGCAGACCATCGCAAAAAAGGATTGGCAAAATTCATTTTAAAAAAGTGCGAAGATTTACTAGTAGAAAGACAATTTGATAGTCTTCGTATTGATACGCATCGAAAGAATGTAGGTATGCAAAACCTATTAACTGGACTAGGGTATCAATACTGTGGGGTGATTTACTTGAACAGCGGAAGTGAACGTCTGGCTTATGAGAAGATGGTTGTCAACCTTTAA